A genomic stretch from Kovacikia minuta CCNUW1 includes:
- the topA gene encoding type I DNA topoisomerase codes for MVNLLLIESPGKSKKLSQILGSGWIVKASMGHVRELANDGEDALGFDLLDRRIECRYEPRGAKGKKVLSDLRQAVKQADAVYIATDPDREGETIGWHLQQELRLKNPRRVVYSEITSQAVKAAIAQPRSLDQSLIAAGRARDCLDKLVGYKGSKHVVWRLNIGAKSMGRVQSATLHLLSLREKEIQAFKPQDYWSVWVEYQEGFKAFYRAKLKAPGSNSAPTGEPPDDATDGKESQESDRVTSQAEADRLVAIARANPHQVVSVEGKTSQQSPPPPFITSSLQQAAGAKLRFSPDKTMKVAQSLYEAGHITYMRTDSVALAEPFRAAVRRYLEQYDPSNVPNRTTHHRAVKGAQEAHEAIRPTDVLRSPTALATQVSPDAAKLYELIWNRAVASQCCPARLRKTRVVTRSEAAHWEAKGQVVEFPGYTRYWNNLSADTQLPALQRGQPLTLKQAAADKKQTQPPPRYTEPKLVQLMERRGIGRPSTYAPTIKTLKEREYVQVEKGKLQPTGLGMELDGALEKLLPDLIQPEFTAQMELALDTIAQGQQDWQEYLTHWHCTYFAPALEKAGQVLKSSGAQVLKSNGTHQVGSLNGAQGLQGTVARSSDSPTPRTQATVTKTACPKCGGAMHKIPSKSKKLKANHFLKCAAAGCDTVMFWNPQGKRYEMPYAQRTPDPEAFTDLPCPVCGALLERYTYTKEGKEKVMLRCSLLENRRSKCKEVAFFEGRDGFWSPKFGVLEGVRI; via the coding sequence ATGGTAAACCTGTTGTTGATTGAAAGCCCCGGTAAGTCCAAAAAACTGAGTCAGATTTTAGGATCGGGTTGGATTGTGAAAGCCAGCATGGGGCACGTGCGAGAACTGGCAAATGACGGCGAAGATGCCCTGGGTTTTGACCTGCTCGATCGCCGCATCGAGTGTCGCTATGAACCGAGGGGCGCAAAAGGAAAGAAGGTGCTATCAGACCTGCGGCAAGCTGTAAAACAAGCCGATGCAGTCTACATTGCCACTGACCCCGATCGGGAAGGCGAAACCATTGGCTGGCATTTGCAACAGGAATTACGGTTGAAGAATCCACGCCGAGTCGTCTACAGCGAAATTACCTCCCAAGCTGTGAAAGCCGCGATCGCCCAACCGCGATCGTTGGATCAGTCCCTCATCGCTGCCGGACGGGCACGGGATTGTCTCGACAAGTTAGTGGGCTACAAGGGCAGTAAGCATGTGGTCTGGCGACTTAACATTGGCGCAAAATCAATGGGGCGGGTACAGAGTGCAACGCTGCATTTGCTGAGCCTGCGGGAGAAGGAAATTCAGGCGTTCAAGCCCCAGGATTATTGGAGCGTGTGGGTCGAGTATCAGGAAGGGTTTAAGGCATTCTACCGGGCCAAACTAAAGGCACCGGGTTCCAATTCGGCCCCAACTGGAGAACCCCCCGATGATGCAACGGATGGCAAGGAAAGCCAGGAATCGGATCGGGTGACCAGCCAAGCAGAGGCAGATCGACTGGTGGCGATCGCCCGTGCCAACCCCCATCAGGTCGTCAGCGTGGAAGGCAAAACTAGCCAGCAATCCCCCCCGCCCCCCTTTATCACCTCCAGTTTGCAGCAAGCTGCCGGGGCTAAACTACGCTTTAGCCCCGATAAAACCATGAAAGTCGCGCAGTCGCTTTATGAAGCGGGTCACATCACCTATATGCGAACCGATTCGGTGGCTCTTGCCGAACCCTTTCGTGCCGCTGTCCGCCGCTATCTGGAGCAGTATGACCCCTCGAATGTGCCCAACCGGACCACCCACCATCGGGCAGTCAAAGGGGCACAGGAAGCCCACGAGGCAATTCGTCCAACGGATGTGCTGCGATCGCCCACCGCTTTAGCAACTCAAGTTAGTCCGGATGCAGCCAAATTGTACGAGCTAATCTGGAATCGAGCGGTTGCGAGCCAGTGTTGCCCTGCCCGATTACGGAAAACGCGTGTAGTCACCCGTTCTGAGGCAGCACACTGGGAAGCAAAAGGACAGGTGGTGGAATTCCCTGGCTATACCCGCTACTGGAATAACCTGAGTGCTGACACTCAACTGCCTGCCTTGCAACGGGGGCAGCCCCTCACCTTAAAACAAGCCGCTGCGGACAAAAAACAAACCCAACCGCCCCCTCGCTATACGGAACCCAAACTGGTGCAGTTGATGGAGCGCAGGGGCATTGGGCGACCCAGTACCTACGCTCCGACCATCAAGACGCTGAAGGAGCGGGAGTATGTACAGGTCGAGAAAGGTAAGCTCCAACCAACGGGGCTAGGGATGGAACTGGATGGGGCACTGGAAAAGCTACTGCCAGACTTGATCCAGCCAGAATTTACTGCCCAGATGGAATTGGCGCTGGATACGATCGCCCAGGGACAGCAGGACTGGCAGGAATATTTGACCCATTGGCACTGCACCTATTTTGCACCAGCGCTGGAGAAGGCGGGTCAGGTTTTGAAATCGAGTGGTGCGCAGGTTTTGAAATCGAATGGTACTCATCAGGTTGGGAGCCTGAATGGTGCGCAAGGTTTGCAGGGAACCGTGGCGCGATCGTCCGACTCCCCCACACCCAGGACCCAGGCAACGGTCACAAAAACAGCCTGTCCTAAATGCGGAGGGGCAATGCACAAAATTCCATCTAAATCCAAAAAGCTGAAGGCAAATCATTTTCTGAAATGTGCAGCGGCAGGCTGCGATACGGTCATGTTCTGGAATCCCCAGGGGAAGCGGTATGAAATGCCCTATGCCCAACGCACCCCTGACCCAGAAGCGTTTACCGATCTGCCCTGCCCAGTTTGTGGAGCGTTGCTGGAACGCTACACCTACACAAAGGAGGGCAAGGAAAAGGTGATGTTGCGCTGTTCGCTACTGGAGAATCGCCGCAGCAAGTGCAAAGAAGTCGCATTCTTTGAAGGGCGAGATGGCTTTTGGTCGCCGAAATTTGGCGTGCTAGAAGGCGTTAGAATTTGA
- a CDS encoding AAA family ATPase gives MLTRLKVSGFKNLVDVDVRFGAFTCIAGANGVGKSNLFDAIRFLSALADLPLIEAALSVRDEAGKTGDVRSLFHRVGETYDDQMSFEAEMIVPAEGIDDLGQKAKARITFLRYTIQLNYRADNSLRSLGALEILKEELVHINLGDASKYLLFLNKPAWRKTAVRGDRRVPPFISTEGEGANRVIKLHQDGGSSGRPLARSAINLPRTVLSVTNAAESPTALMARREMQSWQLLQLEPSSLRQPDEFTASTKLETDGSHLAATLYHLARLERQKNGQSDGEVDNQVYYEVANRLASLIDDVDKVWVDRDNRRELLTLMVTSRDGTSHPAKALSDGTMRFLALAVLELDPEAQGLLCLEEPENGIHPERIPKILQLLQDIATDTDESIGLDNPLRQVIINTHSPAVVMQVPEDSLLVAELKETVRLGQRFKRVCFGHLPNTWRQLKDPDSNNVNVVSKGKLLAYLNPVSSHDSESDDYGDITHYQRTKAGKSKKRRVVDREDLQLLLPGFSSEHP, from the coding sequence ATGCTGACACGGCTAAAGGTTTCTGGCTTTAAGAATCTTGTTGATGTAGATGTTCGCTTTGGAGCATTTACCTGCATTGCCGGGGCAAACGGTGTTGGTAAATCTAACCTTTTTGATGCAATTAGATTTTTAAGTGCATTAGCAGATTTGCCTTTAATCGAAGCTGCTTTATCTGTTCGAGATGAAGCAGGTAAAACAGGTGATGTACGAAGTTTATTTCATCGTGTAGGCGAAACCTACGATGATCAAATGTCCTTTGAAGCAGAAATGATTGTTCCAGCCGAAGGCATTGACGATTTAGGACAAAAAGCCAAAGCACGCATTACGTTTTTACGATACACCATTCAACTTAACTATCGTGCTGATAACAGCTTGCGTTCGTTGGGAGCTTTAGAAATTCTTAAAGAAGAATTAGTTCATATTAACCTTGGAGATGCATCTAAATATTTATTGTTTCTCAACAAACCTGCTTGGCGAAAAACAGCCGTAAGAGGAGATCGTAGAGTACCTCCTTTTATTTCTACAGAAGGTGAGGGGGCTAATAGAGTAATCAAGCTCCACCAAGATGGTGGGAGTAGTGGAAGACCTTTAGCTCGGTCAGCTATTAATCTCCCTCGAACAGTATTATCGGTTACTAATGCCGCTGAAAGCCCGACGGCTTTGATGGCTAGACGGGAAATGCAGTCTTGGCAATTGCTTCAGCTAGAACCATCTTCTTTAAGACAACCTGATGAATTCACTGCTTCCACTAAACTGGAAACGGATGGATCTCATTTGGCAGCAACTCTCTATCATCTTGCAAGATTAGAGAGACAAAAAAATGGACAATCTGATGGTGAAGTAGACAACCAGGTCTATTACGAGGTTGCAAACCGTTTAGCAAGCTTGATTGATGATGTGGATAAAGTTTGGGTTGATCGGGATAATCGACGTGAACTTCTTACTTTGATGGTCACAAGTCGAGATGGAACATCCCACCCAGCTAAGGCACTTTCAGACGGAACAATGCGATTCTTAGCGCTAGCAGTGCTTGAGCTAGATCCAGAAGCTCAAGGTCTTCTATGTCTTGAAGAGCCAGAAAATGGTATTCATCCAGAGCGAATCCCGAAGATTCTTCAACTGCTTCAAGATATCGCTACTGATACCGATGAATCTATTGGATTGGATAATCCTTTGCGCCAGGTGATTATTAACACTCATTCACCAGCAGTGGTTATGCAGGTACCTGAAGATAGCCTTTTAGTGGCTGAATTGAAAGAAACAGTACGCTTAGGTCAGCGCTTTAAGCGGGTTTGTTTTGGACACTTACCTAATACTTGGCGACAACTTAAAGATCCAGATTCTAATAATGTGAATGTTGTCTCAAAAGGTAAACTTCTTGCGTATCTTAATCCCGTTTCTAGTCATGATTCAGAGTCTGATGACTATGGAGATATTACACATTATCAGAGGACTAAGGCTGGGAAATCTAAGAAGCGTCGAGTTGTGGACAGGGAAGATCTTCAACTCTTACTTCCAGGTTTCTCTAGCGAACACCCATGA
- a CDS encoding UPF0175 family protein, translated as MQITIELPDSIANQLQSGNISRRVLELIAADYYRQGRIGAAEVRRMLNFSSRWETYDFLKREKAYLPYIQDELNQDIQNIRRVLALY; from the coding sequence ATGCAAATTACGATCGAACTTCCTGATAGCATCGCCAATCAACTCCAATCTGGCAACATTTCCCGTCGAGTTCTGGAACTGATTGCGGCTGATTACTACCGTCAGGGGCGAATTGGAGCGGCTGAAGTCCGGCGAATGCTCAACTTCTCCTCACGCTGGGAAACCTACGACTTTCTCAAGCGTGAAAAAGCCTACTTGCCCTATATCCAAGATGAACTGAACCAGGATATCCAAAATATTCGCAGAGTTCTAGCGCTTTACTAG
- a CDS encoding calcium-binding protein produces the protein MAQVQVQEDPDREERITMEAIVDAYGSEEQAMGWYYYLDDKITFPFQAKCIQARKVSPLKLGEVVEVTAMAPADDCEREMFVLIRWVDRELAVPLVQLEGIDVDDETEEAIADWHYWMARGYELG, from the coding sequence ATGGCACAAGTACAAGTACAAGAAGATCCAGATCGGGAAGAGCGGATTACGATGGAGGCGATCGTCGATGCCTATGGTTCTGAAGAGCAGGCAATGGGGTGGTATTACTACCTTGACGACAAAATTACGTTTCCATTTCAAGCCAAGTGTATTCAAGCGAGAAAAGTGTCACCCTTGAAGCTGGGAGAAGTTGTAGAAGTCACAGCAATGGCTCCTGCGGATGATTGCGAGCGAGAGATGTTTGTTTTGATCCGTTGGGTGGATCGAGAACTGGCAGTGCCTTTAGTCCAGCTTGAGGGAATTGATGTCGATGATGAAACAGAAGAAGCGATCGCAGATTGGCACTACTGGATGGCACGTGGTTATGAACTTGGTTAA
- the recD2 gene encoding SF1B family DNA helicase RecD2 has product MNSSSQKPGTYHAPPVEALQGVVERLTYHSEESGYTVARLKAPRTNELITITGNFANIQAGQTLQLQGTWKDHPKFGAQFQVTQYRETKPATITGIQKYLGSGLIKGVGPVTAKRIVAHFGVETLDIIEHQIERLIEVPGIAQKRVKLIQAAWVTQKAIKEVMLFLQSHGVSTTYAVKIYKQYGDAAIETVSHNPYQLATDVYGIGFVTADAIARNLGIAPASEFRYRSGILHVLGEASEDGHCFLPANELVERVVKRLEIADHRPDPERVTGLIEQMVVDGELVKTEAPIAELKQYGYYAPPFFGAEKKLAERLQQLLKQPLEVDLPRVQRWIERFVEKTGTPLSEQQRHAVEMAASRRVLILTGGPGTGKTFCTRTIVALWKAMGKSIALASPTGRASQRLSEMTRQEAKTVHRLLEFDPKTMKFKRDEENPIPAQAIVVDEASMLDLFLANSLVKAIGLDAQLLFVGDTDQLPSVGPGSVLQDLIASGQVPVVRLTQVFRQAQASQIVSNAHRINQGQFPQLEPVSHAPRSDCLWLGAPEPAHGVQAIQELVTDFIPQLGIDSARDVQVLCPMTRGEVGTRNLNTVLQCLINPPSPTKAEIARGGMTLRVGDRIIQKVNDYDREVFNGDLGSITAIDGEEQEVIVQFAERSVTYDYADLNEITLAWAVTIHKSQGSEYPVVILPIYMQHYLMLSRNLIYTGLTRAKKLAILVGPQKAIGLAVRQIKDQHRYTLLEHRLQMT; this is encoded by the coding sequence TTGAACTCGTCGAGCCAGAAACCGGGAACCTATCACGCGCCTCCTGTGGAAGCGCTGCAAGGCGTGGTCGAACGGCTCACCTATCATTCCGAAGAATCTGGCTACACGGTTGCCCGCCTCAAAGCGCCCCGCACCAACGAACTGATTACGATTACGGGAAACTTTGCCAATATCCAGGCAGGGCAAACTCTACAATTACAAGGCACGTGGAAAGATCACCCCAAATTTGGTGCCCAATTTCAGGTCACACAATATCGGGAGACCAAACCCGCTACCATCACCGGCATCCAGAAATATTTGGGCAGTGGGTTGATTAAAGGCGTCGGCCCCGTCACGGCTAAACGGATTGTGGCTCATTTTGGCGTGGAAACCCTGGACATCATTGAACACCAGATTGAACGGCTGATAGAAGTTCCCGGCATTGCCCAGAAGCGGGTTAAGCTGATTCAGGCCGCATGGGTAACCCAAAAAGCCATCAAAGAAGTGATGTTGTTTCTGCAAAGTCACGGTGTTTCCACCACCTATGCCGTCAAGATTTACAAGCAATATGGGGATGCGGCGATCGAAACCGTCAGCCATAACCCCTACCAGCTTGCAACCGATGTCTATGGCATTGGGTTTGTAACCGCTGATGCGATCGCGCGCAATCTCGGTATCGCTCCCGCTTCCGAGTTCCGTTACCGCAGTGGGATTTTGCATGTGTTGGGTGAAGCTTCTGAAGACGGGCACTGTTTCTTGCCCGCCAATGAGTTAGTCGAACGAGTGGTCAAACGGCTGGAGATTGCGGATCATCGCCCTGACCCAGAACGGGTGACGGGGTTAATTGAGCAAATGGTAGTCGATGGGGAATTGGTCAAGACAGAAGCACCCATTGCCGAGCTGAAGCAGTATGGCTATTATGCTCCTCCCTTTTTTGGAGCCGAAAAAAAGCTGGCAGAACGGTTACAACAGCTTTTAAAACAGCCGCTAGAAGTAGACTTGCCCCGTGTCCAACGCTGGATTGAGCGGTTTGTGGAAAAGACTGGAACTCCCCTGTCTGAACAGCAACGCCATGCGGTTGAAATGGCAGCCAGCCGACGAGTCCTGATTCTGACGGGGGGACCTGGAACCGGAAAGACCTTTTGTACCCGCACGATCGTTGCCCTTTGGAAAGCGATGGGGAAATCGATCGCCCTCGCTTCTCCAACGGGGCGGGCATCCCAACGGTTGAGTGAGATGACCCGGCAGGAGGCTAAAACCGTCCATCGCCTGCTGGAGTTTGACCCCAAAACCATGAAATTCAAGCGGGATGAGGAAAATCCCATTCCAGCGCAGGCGATCGTGGTCGATGAAGCCTCCATGCTGGATCTGTTTCTGGCAAATTCCTTGGTCAAAGCGATCGGACTCGATGCCCAATTGCTGTTTGTTGGCGATACGGATCAATTGCCCAGCGTGGGACCGGGGTCAGTGTTACAGGATCTCATTGCCTCTGGACAAGTGCCCGTAGTACGGTTAACTCAGGTATTTCGGCAGGCGCAAGCCAGCCAGATTGTCAGCAATGCCCACCGCATCAATCAGGGGCAATTCCCTCAGTTAGAGCCAGTTTCCCACGCTCCCCGGTCGGATTGCCTGTGGTTGGGTGCGCCAGAACCAGCGCATGGAGTGCAAGCCATTCAGGAGCTAGTCACCGACTTCATTCCCCAATTGGGTATTGATTCTGCCAGGGATGTCCAGGTTCTCTGTCCGATGACACGGGGAGAGGTGGGTACCCGTAATCTCAACACGGTTTTGCAATGCCTGATCAATCCACCCAGTCCGACAAAGGCTGAAATTGCCCGGGGCGGAATGACCCTACGAGTGGGCGATCGCATCATCCAGAAAGTGAATGACTACGATCGAGAAGTCTTTAATGGTGACCTGGGGAGTATCACTGCGATCGATGGGGAAGAGCAGGAGGTGATCGTTCAATTTGCCGAACGTTCCGTTACCTACGACTACGCTGACCTGAATGAAATTACATTGGCATGGGCAGTGACCATTCATAAGTCTCAAGGCAGCGAATACCCGGTGGTAATTTTGCCCATTTATATGCAGCACTACTTAATGCTTTCGCGTAATCTGATTTATACAGGTTTAACCCGTGCCAAAAAATTGGCAATTTTAGTGGGTCCCCAGAAGGCAATCGGATTAGCTGTTCGGCAAATTAAGGATCAACACCGATATACCCTGCTGGAGCACCGACTGCAAATGACATGA
- a CDS encoding DUF4276 family protein, with translation MTELRYTLLSDGSSDRALLPILNWLLQTHLNNWAIQSQWADLRRLDKSLRNTLGKRIQLSVELYPCELLFIHRDAERDSHTARVNEIRTAVTQVDSLASTPVVCVVPVRMTEAWLLFDIVALRKAASNPNGDVVLQLPDIRRLEHEPDPKEILHGLLRTASELSSRRLKRFSASDCTHRVSELIHDFSPLRALNAFAALESELEDVIEEQGWRST, from the coding sequence ATGACAGAACTTCGTTATACTTTGCTTTCTGATGGTAGTTCAGATAGGGCACTTCTTCCTATCCTAAATTGGTTATTACAAACCCACCTTAATAACTGGGCTATTCAATCTCAATGGGCAGATCTTCGTCGCCTAGACAAATCACTAAGAAATACATTGGGAAAGCGAATTCAATTAAGCGTGGAGTTATACCCGTGCGAACTTCTATTTATTCACCGTGATGCGGAAAGAGATTCGCATACTGCTCGCGTAAATGAAATTCGCACAGCCGTCACACAGGTTGATTCTCTTGCTTCAACGCCAGTAGTTTGTGTTGTGCCAGTTCGTATGACAGAAGCATGGCTGCTGTTTGACATTGTTGCCTTGCGTAAAGCTGCATCAAACCCAAATGGAGATGTTGTGCTACAACTTCCAGATATCAGGAGGCTTGAGCATGAACCTGATCCTAAAGAAATACTTCATGGGCTTCTTCGCACAGCGAGTGAGCTCTCGTCAAGGCGGCTCAAACGGTTTTCAGCGAGTGATTGCACTCATCGAGTTTCAGAACTCATTCATGACTTTAGCCCATTACGTGCTCTAAATGCTTTCGCAGCTTTGGAATCTGAGTTGGAAGATGTTATCGAGGAACAAGGATGGAGATCTACTTAG